The region ATTCGATCGCGCCGCGTGCCGCATCCTGGCCAAACACCAACCCGGCCACCGAGATCAAGAATATGCTGGCTTTTGGGGGTGACCTGAAGTCGGCCATTCAGCTCGGTGTTAGTAGCAAGAGCTACGGGCAGATGTCCAGAACCTCGGTGATCAACCGAGCCATTTCCAACGCTGAGCGCTGCGGCTCCAACAGTGCCTGCGCACTGTTGGACAGCGCGAAGAGGCCACGCCTGTGGCGTGGGTGCGGCCTGCAAGGCTGGTTAAAGGAGCAAGGTTTGCTCAGTGTGAAAGACCTGTGGTGCAAGGCACAGGGCTATACGGGAAAGAAGAAGAGGAAGAAGACTTCGTCGAGCGTGCTAACTTGTTGAACCGCTAAACGAAGGACCCGCACGGTGGGTGGTGTGGGGGCCGGGGGAGAAGCTCCTGGCTACCCGATTAGGACGCACTTTCGGATTCTCCATACGATTCTTTGTCGAACCCCCAAGTGCCTGAATCATCGACTAGAGAAGAGACGGCTTCGAATAACGCCCACAATGTGATCTCGAACCTTGTAGTCGAGTCGTCAAAATCTTTGGCTCCCGTTGGAAGGCTCTGTACCCAGGCTTCAATTCTGTCCGCAAGGCTCCCTTTTTCCACCAGGTTGTGTGCGATGTTGTTACGCAGGGTGTTGAGCTTCGAAACAGCCCGCCATATCTCGACCATATGACCTGGAGGGAAGAACGCCTTAGCAAGCTGTATTGCTTGATGCGTGTCCAATCTTGCGTTGGCTTCCTTCAGTGCTTGAGGGTTCTGAAGCCGACAGTCAATAAGAGCGCGGATCTGTTCTTCAATGAGCAAGTGCCCTTTCAGGAGAACTAACTCCGGGTCTTTCCCATGAGGCAAGAGACTCAAAAATCGCCGAAATGCCTCAAGGTGGCGTGAAGAAAATTCAGTCATGATGCACAGTCTGTGCGGCCTAACGTCGGCCGTGAATGGGCCGCAACGGCGCACTCAGCATTGAAGAATGACGACCACGTGGCCGCCGTTGTGGGTCCATTCGACGAACCTGCGTGCGCCCAGCATGGGCGCGAACTTATGGGGTGAAAGTCCCCTGTGGGAGAACCGAATTGGACTCATAGAGAGCAATCTTAACCACCAGCCGACGGCGTGTCCGTACTCGTCTGCCGACGAGCACGGAGGGGCGGTTCTGTGAAGGCCCGTCTGGAGGAAGCCCGAGTGCAAATGTGCGAGACGACGGACAGAAACCGCATAGTCAAGGCCGAGGGAGTCGAGGCAAGCTGGCACATGACAGCAAAGCCCACCGGTTCGGTGCTTAGGGTAAATGCGGTGTTTGTGCCTAGAGCAGTTCGCGTTCTTACCTGGGGCTGGCCACGCACGAAGATCAAGAATCTGCTGGCTTTGGGCGTGAGCTTGAAGTCGGCAATTCAACACGGGTGCAGTAGCAACAGCTACTGGCAGATGTCCAGAACCCCAGTCATCAACCAAGCCATTTTCAACGCGTGGTTAAAGGAGCAAGGTTTGCTCAGTGTGAAAACGAAGTTTCGGAGAAGGCTAACTTGTACTCAAGTTATGCCGGAACTAAAGACCTGTGGTGCAAGGCACAGGGTTACACGGCAAAAAAGAAGAGGAAGACTTCGTCGAGCGTGCCAACTTGTTGAACCGCTAAACGAAGGACCCGCACGGTGGGTGGTGTGGGGGCTGGGAGTTAGAAGCTCCTGGCTACCCGATTAGGCCTCACTCGACGACAACTCCGATATCGCTTGCGCGCAGCCGAATCATTGGCCTGCACAGAAGCCGAGCCAACCATACCTCCATCCTGACCCACGGGGACGACTCAGCAGCAGGCGACTCGACCAGAAGTAGCGTGTGCGAAGCCAAGAGTGCCCTGACGACGTGTAGCTGTTCCCAGCGCCGGTTCGAACCGTGTAAACAATGAATGAATGGAGTGCATACCTCCCGGAGGTGCTTGTCCAGTAGTTCAAGCATGGGCTTCGTAACCACGCCGTCGCGGCGAGAGTAGCTAACAAAAACCTTCACTTGATCTTTCCAATGCTGAACAACGCCCAGACGGCAAGATTGGCAATGACAAGGACAGCGTACAGCCACATCGAGTGATTGAGAGCAGCGTCCAGGACTTTGCGGTAGTTGGGAATGTTTACCCTGTCTTTCGCGATAATTCCTGTGCCATCGGCCGCGACCAGTGGGCGCAGGTCTCTTGAGGCGAGTCGAGAACGTATTTGTTCCATCGTTCCTCTGAGCTTGACTTGATAAAAGTAACCCGTAGAGTCGAGAAACCAGAAGCAGAGGGGGATGAGAAGACCGGCGACAAAGATCGAATCGTCCAACTTGTCGCTGGTGAACTTCACTATGAGGGTCATGACGACAAAGAGTGTGGTTACGCAGAACTTCTTGGTTTCAAAGCAGAAGCTGCTGATCTGGCTAACTACACCCGACAACTGGTCCAGAAGCTTCCAGTCGAGTTCGTCTTGCAGTGTCTTGGTGTACGGTTTTGCATCCATTGTTGGAGAACTCGTAGAGGAGGTGGCTGTGAGTTCAACGTAATGTCCATCGCAAGACATGCAAAATATTCTGGTCGCTGCGTATTAATTTGGTCATGAAATTCTCCTGAAAGTGGCTTCTAGTCTAGCTTGCAGGCCGATACGGTGGATACGTAACCAAGTCTAAATTTTCCCTGAAACACGGCACACCATCCTTGCAATCAACCCGCCTGCTAGATCAGTTGCGCCAGCGCATTCGGTACATGCACCTTAGCCTCAGCACCGAGAAGGTTGATTTGTACTGGGTGCGCTTGAGATTGAGTGTTGATACCTCATTGCGCCGCGGTGCGGGTGGAAAGAGGCGGGTAGATAGAGGGCTGAAAAACTATTCAATCAATAGCTGTCTGCGCAATGTAGACAAGGGCTACAAGCCAAAAATGCATCAAAAATCAGCCCACACTCAAGCCTGCATGAAAAAACGTCAAGTTATTCAAAATATATAGCTACTTGCGCAGGTCAATAAAGGGCTAGAGGCCAATTTGTATGCAAACTCACCCCGCAGCGCAATGTCAAGCCATGCCATCGCCAGCTAGCCAGCCAGCCAGCCTTTGGCGGTCGGCATCACTGGGCGGTTTTCTTGACCCCAATGTGTTCGCATACCCAGGTGAATTCGGCCCCGATCAGGAAGATTTGCGCGGCAGCGAAATGGGTGTCTGCCCCCCCCCCAATAATTTATATGAAATTGGCTCCTAACCCTTATTGAATAAGCGCTAGCAGCTATCAAAAATAGTTGTTTCTGAATTAGAGAAAACTCACGAGAGCTGCTTTCTGCAATAGCAGTAAACAAACTTTTGCACCGTGCCAAAAGGGGTGTGGTGGTCTTCGCGCTCATGGCTGAGCAAGACAAAAGGCGCGCCAAATTCGGCGTGCAAGGCTTCGGGCTCGTAGCGCATCACTGGCAAGCCGCTGCATTGCAGCGGGCCATCGCTGGCAAATGTGGCCATGATGACGTGGCCACCGGGTTTTACGCTGCGCAACACGCAGTCCACATAGGCTTGGCGGTCTTGGGGATCGGTCAGAAAGTGGAACACGGCGCGGTCATGCCAGACATCAAAAGCATGCTGGGGCAAGCTTACCTTGGTAATGTCGCCCACCCGCCATTGCACTTGGCGGGCTTGTGTACCGAGTCGTG is a window of Rhodoferax lithotrophicus DNA encoding:
- a CDS encoding class I SAM-dependent methyltransferase, whose amino-acid sequence is MAVACALLISPRALPHAMLKFERPVMHTKDHWENVYSHKLATDVSWFQPHAEQSLRLIRNTGVPESAAIIDVGGGASTLVDDLLQHAFTNLTVLDLSAAALETARARLGTQARQVQWRVGDITKVSLPQHAFDVWHDRAVFHFLTDPQDRQAYVDCVLRSVKPGGHVIMATFASDGPLQCSGLPVMRYEPEALHAEFGAPFVLLSHEREDHHTPFGTVQKFVYCYCRKQLS